Part of the Aquimarina sp. TRL1 genome, CCCCATTCGATATTCACGATGTCAATGTTTTCAAAAAAGATAAACATATCAATGCCTTAATTCGCAATGCCAAATGCCTCGGATGTTTCTATGTAGAATCTCCTGCCATGCGGATGCTTCTTCATAAACTAAAAACCGATTCGTATCTAGGATTAGTTGCTGCCAGTTCCATCATTCGACCTGGAGTAGCCAAAAGCGGTATGATGCGGGAATACATCCTCAGAAAACACGATACCAGCAGAACCAATAAAGCACACCCTATATTGCTAAAATTAATGCCTGAAACATACGGTATTATGGTATATCAGGAAGACGTTATAAAAGTAGCGCACTATTTCGGGAAACTTAGCCTGGATGAAGCAGATGTCCTGCGAAGAGGAATGAGTGGAAAATTCAGATCTAGAGAAGAATTTAAGATTGTCAAACAGCGATTCATCTCGAATTGTAGAAATGAAGGATATTCAGAAAAAGTCATCTACGAAGTATGGGAGCAAATATCCAGTTTTGCAGGCTATGCATTTCCCAAAGGACATTCAGCTTCTTATGCTGTAGAAAGTTATCAAAGTTTATTCCTAAAAACATATTACCCCCTAGAATATCTCGTAGCCACGATAAATAACGGAGGGGGATTTTATATGCCCGAAGTGTATATCCATGAAATAAAACTCCTGGGAGGCATTATCCATACTCCTTGTATCAATAATAGCAACTATCTAGCTGTAATAAAAGGGAAAGATGTTTATCTAGGCTTTATGATGCTACGAAACCTGGAAACAAAAACAAGTGAATTATTTCTCTCTGAACGCAGTATTAATGGAGAGTTTCTATCGTTGGAAGACTTTATAAATAGAGTTTCCATCAGTATTGAACAACTTAGTATTTTGATCAAAATAGGCGCCTTTAACTATACCAATAAAACAATGTCTGAATTATTATGGGTAGCTCACCTTAATTTGAATACGCTCACAAATCCTCATCCTAAAACACAAAACTCTCTATTTACCGACAAACCAATAGAATATACTCCTCCTAAAATCAATAGATCATTACTGGAAATAGCCTTTGAGCAAATTGAAGCCCTAGGCTATCCGCTTCAAGGGTATTTTCCTCTATTAAAAAACACCCCTGTAAACAAAACCACTACAAAACATCTTCCTTTTTACATCAATAAGAATATCGACATCTATGGTTTTTTAATAACTACCAAACGGACAACTACTAGCCATGGACATAGAATGATATTCGGAACATTTCTAGACCAAACAGGGGGTATATTCGATACTGTCATTTTTCCTAATACACTAAAAAAATACAAACTAAAGGGAAAAGGTATTTACCGTATCTATGGAAAAGTAGTTGAAGAGTTTGATTTCCTTAGTATCGAAATTAGTAAAGTCGTCAAACAAGACTATATCCAGGATCCCAGGTATACCTAATCTCTTTTCTTTCTCAAAATCAAAGTCGTATGATTTTCAAATAATGCTTTCTGCTCCATCATAATTTCTGCCGATTCAAGGATACCCAGGGTCTCTTTTGCCCCGCGTTTATTCGTCATCACAACTCCATTCGGATTGTTATTGAGAAAAGCAACTACTTCCTCTACGGTGTTAACTACAGCATATGTTTTATGAAAATTAATTGGAAATGACGCATCAAAACGTTTATAAACAAGTACATCTGTATTTTTATCAATCACTTTTTTTGCCAACACGACAGGACTTTGAGCAATCAATTTAGGAAACACAACCCCAAATAAAACCATTCCTTGTACAATCCAGCTACCACCAAAAAATAAGAAGCTTTTGATAATCTTATCTTTTTTATAAAACCAAAAGCCTATAATCGCACCAAAAGTTACTATCAATAAAAATAACGCATGCCCCTGCACTCCCACTAATTGTTTTTCTATTCTCAATACAATATATCCGGCAACAGGTAATAATATACACAAGATCAGCAGCCCCCATAACCCCACAGACAAAACCTTCTTATCTCTTTTTTTATATACTTCCAGGAAAAAGGCGGTAATCATTATTGAAATAAAAGGATAACACGGCATTGGATAATTCGGTAATTTTGTACTGGACATACTAAAAAAAAGGATAAATACACTTGTAACCACCAAAGAAAATAAAATCAATGGATCCTTCTTTCGATGCTTCCAGGCATGTACAAGGCTTTGAGGCAGAAAAACAGAAAAAGGCAATAACCCCAAAATCACGAATAAAAATATCATTCCATAACCACCACCATGTCCTTCCATTTCTGTTCCGAACCTATTCAGATTATGCCCTATAAAAAAACCTTTTGTCCATTCTCCTTCTGTCGTTATATGCGCCATATAAAACCAGGGAGCACTTATAAGTAATACTCCACCTAAACCAACAATAGGTTCTATTTCTTTTATATTAGAAAAAGTAAGCTCTTTTCTAAAAAGTAAAAAAAGAAATACAATCCCTCCGGGAAGTAGTATACTCACTGGTCCCTTTGTGAGAATTCCTAAGCCTAAGCTGAGATAAAATAACCACAACCATTTTTTCTTTTTTTCTCCATAAAAAAGGTAAAAACTAAACAAAGCAGCACTTAGAAAAAAAATTAAATATGGATCTGGAACAGAGAGGTGAAACTCTTGAATAAAAAAAAGAGAGGATAATAATACAAAAACTGCTACCAAGGCAAAATGACGATGTTTAACTTTAGATAAAAATAAATAGGTAATCAGCAATGTCAATCCGCCAAATATGCTCGAAAAAAAACGAGCTCCAAACGCCCCTACACCAAAAATTTTATACCCTAATATCATAAAAAAATAATGCAGAGGAGGCTTATCTGTCCTTAATATATTATTAAATGTTGGCTTATATAACATCCCATGTAACAACATCTCTCTCGCTGCCTCACTATTTTTAGCCTCATCTAATATATAAATAGCATACCCCCCAATATTAAAAGCGCATACAAAAACAGAAACCAGAAAAATAAGCCCCGCCAGGTAACGATAGTTAATAATAGTATTCAGCTTAATTAGCAATAAACTCATCATAAAAATTGATTAAGTTAATCCCATGCTCTTTTTCTCTCTAACGAAATACGTATTCTCAGCTTATCTTCAAACCAGATTTTGGGATACACCTTTACGACCCAATAAGCTAATAAAGAAGAAACCGTTCCGAAACATATTCCAAAATAGACATCCACAAAAAAATGTTGAACTAAATATATTCTAGAAATACCGACTAACAGACCAATGACAAACAAGCCCCAACTAATCATTCTCTTTTTAATTAAAACAGAAAGAAATGAAACAATAAAAAAGATACAGGTTGTATGTCCTGAAGGAAAAGAATTAACATATCGTATTTTTACTCCCTCTATCAGCTTTACCAGATGTATTGAGTCTGTTTCTTTTAATAACAGAAAGGGTCTATGAAGATTATGGAATAATAACTGTTTGAATAACAAAACGAACATTAATTGGAAACAAAAGGCCAAAACAAACATATAAAACCATTTAAATCGACAAAGTAACCCTATAAATAGCCCTACAATACCTATAGTAACCCCATTTCCTATCTTGCTTATATTAATAAAAAAAATATTCAGAATGGGAGTTTGTAAATTATTAAGAAAAACGACAATTAAACCTTTTCGCAAAAAAATAAGAGGGAAACATATAATTAAAAAGAATAAATACGGGACAAAATTAGAGAAAAAGACCTTCTTCATTGTTATATGTTATTTACCCAAAAATAAAGCAGAGAAGAAAATAAAATGTAATATTTAGGAAAAGAGATTATTATCAAATAATCATCACAGGCAACATAAGGAAGAAAACAGTTCTCTTCTATAGGACGGGGTATTTAGGCTATAGGTAGTAAGTACACCTGCTGAGAACTATACAACAAAAAAAAATGCCCTCCATTAAACAATGAAGGGCATCAAAAAAGGCGGCGACCTACTCTCCCACAGTAGTAGTACCATCGGCGCTAACGGGCTTAACTGCTCTGTTCGGAATGGTAAGAGGTGAGCCCCGTTGCTATAACCACCTTAAGTCTTTATAGCCTTGTGTTATATTTAAAAACACAACTACATAATATTTTAACATATTGATCAATATAAAACTCCTGTTTAATACTGTAAATAAAAAGTAAAATCATAAAGCAAGTCTTCACCCCGACAATAAAGCCGGGGTGCGCATAAGCCTATGGGTTATTAGTACTACTCGGCTATGACATTACTGCCTTTACACCTATAGCCTATCAACGTGATCGTCTATCACGACCCTTTAAAGAAATCTCATCTTGTGGTGGGTTTCGCGCTTATATGCTTTCAGCGCTTATCCCTTCCGAACGTAGCTACTCTGCAGTGCTCCTGGCGGAACAACAGATACACCAGCGGTTCGTCCAACTCGGTCCTCTCGTACTAAAGTCAGATCCACTCAAATTTCTAACGCCCACTACAGATAGAGACCGAACTGTCTCACGACGTTCTGAACCCAGCTCGCGTGCCACTTTAATGGGCGAACAGCCCAACCCTTGGGACCTTCTCCAGCCCCAGGATGTGACGAGCCGACATCGAGGTGCCAAACCCCCCCGTCGATGTGAGCTCTTGGGGGAGATCAGCCTGTTATCCCCGGAGTACCTTTTATCCTTTGAGCGATGGCCCTTCCATACGGAACCACCGGATCACTATGCTCTACTTTCGTACCTGATCGACTTGTAGGTCTCTCAGTCAAGCTCCCTTATGCCATTGCACTCTACGCACGATTACCAACCGTACTGAGGGAACCTTTAGAAGCCTCCGTTACTCTTTTGGAGGCGACCACCCCAGTCAAACTACCCACCAAGCACTGTCCTCATCTCTGAGTTAGGCTTCGAATAAGCAAAGGGTGGTATTTCAACAATGACTCACACACGCCTGGCGACGCATGATCGAAGTCTCCCACCTATCCTACACATTACTTATCCAAAGTCAATACTAAGCTATAGTAAAGGTTCACAGGGTCTTTTCGTCCCGTAGCGGGTAACCGGCATCTTCACCGATACTACAATTTCACCGAGCTCATGGCTGAGACAGTGTCCAGATCGTTGCACCATTCGTGCAGGTCGGAACTTACCCGACAAGGAATTTCGCTACCTTAGGACCGTTATAGTTACGGCCGCCGTTTACCGGGGCTTCAATTCAATGCCTCGCCGAAGCTAACATCTCCTCTTAACCTTCCGGCACCGGGCAGGTGTCAGGCCATATACGTCATCTTTCGATTTAGCATAGCCCTGTGTTTTTGATAAACAGTCGCCTGGACCTATTCACTGCGGCCCTGATTGCTCAGGGCGACCTTTCTCCCGAAGTTACAGGTCTATTTTGCCTAGTTCCTTAGCCATGAATCTCTCGAGCACCTTAGAATTCTCATCCCAACTACCTGTGTCGGTTTACGGTACGGGCTGCAGCCACTCGCTTTTCTTGGTAGTCGATTCGCTAAACTATCACATTAACCGAAGTCTCTGTGTACTATCAGGGTATTACTACTCCCTTCAACGTACTATTCCGTCAGTACGCGTTAACTTCTCGCCTACGTCACTTTTAACGTGGTGCAGGTACAGGAATATTAACCTGTTGTCCATCCACTACCCCTTTCGGGTTCGCGTTAGGGCCCGACTAACCCTCAGCTGATTAGCATAGCTGAGGAAACCTTAGTCTTTCGGTGGGCAGGTTTCTCGCCTGCCTTATCGTTACTTATGCCTACATTTTCTTTTGTAGATACTCCAGCAAGAATCGCCTCTCACCTTCAACGCAACTACAATGCTCCCCTACCACAGATATTTCTGTCCATAGCTTCGGTAATATGTTTATGCCCGATTATTATCCATGCCAAACCGCTCGACTAGTGAGCTGTTACGCACTCTTTAAATGAATGGCTGCTTCCAAGCCAACATCCTAGCTGTCTAAGCAGTTCAACCGCGTTTATTCAACTTAACATATATTTAGGGACCTTAGCTGATGGTCTGGGTTCTTTCCCTCTCGGACATGGACCTTAGCACCCATGCCCTCACTGCTGATAAACATTTTATAGCATTCGGAGTTTGTCAGGAATTGGTAGGCGGTGAAGCCCCCGCATCCAATCAGTAGCTCTACCTCTATAAAACTATATCAACGCTGCACCTAAATGCATTTCGGGGAGTACGAGCTATTTCCGAGTTTGATTGGCCTTTCACCCCTACCCTCAGGTCATCCCAAGACTTTTCAACGTCAACGGGTTCGGTCCTCCACTTTGGGTTAACAAAGCTTCAACCTGCCCAAGGGTAGATCACACGGTTTCGCGTCTACTCAACCTAACTTAAACGCCCTATTCAGACTCGCTTTCGCTACGGATACAGTGCTGAACACCTTAACCTTGCTAGATAAAGTAACTCGTAGGCTCATTATGCAAAAGGCACGCCGTCACCTTAATAGGCTCCGACCGCTTGTAAGCGTATGGTTTCAGGATCTTTTTCACTCCCTTATTTAGGGTTCTTTTCACCTTTCCCTCACGGTACTGGTTCACTATCGGTCTCTCAGGAGTATTTAGCCTTAGCGGATGGGCCCGCCAAATTCAATCAGGATTACACGTGTCCCGACCTACTCAGGATACTACTATCAATAAGAAGCTTACCTATACGGGACTATCACCCTCTATGGTATGTCTTTCCAAACATTTCTAATTCAATCCTTATCAAATATTGTAGTCCTATAACCCCTATATAGCCGTAGCTATATAGGTTTGGGCTGCTCCGCGTTCGCTCGCCACTACTAGCGGAATCACTGTTGTTTTCTTCTCCTCCGGGTACTTAGATGTTTCAGTTCTCCGGGTTTGCCCTCCTTACGGAGTGATATATCTTCAATATACCGGGTTGCCCCATTCGGATATCTACGGATCAATCTGTATGTGCCAGTCCCCGTAGCTTTTCGCAGCTTATCACGTCCTTCTTCGCCTCTGAGAGCCTAGGCATTCCCCATACGCCCTTAATTAGCTTATGCGTTTTGCTTTTATGCTCTTTAGTTTTTATTTACTATATTTTTTTTAACACACTTTTTTTGTGCGCTCGTATTATTTTGATCAATATGTCAATGAACGTTATAAAACAGATAATTAATTTTAAAAATCAATATCTATTCTTGTAGTATAATAAATATACTACCTTGTGGAGAATATCGGAGTCGAACCGATGACCTCCTGCGTGCAAGGCAGGCGCTCTAGCCAGCTGAGCTAATCCCCCATATATCCAAGAAGCGTCTTAAAAACTCCTACAAAATGAAGTAGCTAAACTCAACTTCTAAAATTTCCAGTATCTATAAATATGAACTTCGTAGTCTCAGGCAGACTCGAACTGCCGACCTCTACATTATCAGTGTAGCGCTCTAACCAGCTGAGCTATGAGACTGCATATCTTAATTAACAGCTTAAGACTAAAAACAAATAAGAATAACCATAATTGTATCGTAATCTCTAGAAAGGAGGTGTTCCAGCCGCACCTTCCGGTACGGCTACCTTGTTACGACTTAGCCCCAGTTACTAGTTTTACCCTAGGCCGCTCCTTGCGGTGACGGACTTCAGGTACCCCCAGCTTCCATGGCTTGACGGGCGGTGTGTACAAGGCCCGGGAACGTATTCACCGCATCATGGCTGATATGCGATTACTAGCGATTCCAGCTTCACGGAGTCGAGTTGCAGACTCCGATCCGAACTGTGATATACTTTATAGATTCGCGCCTTGTCACCAAGTGGCTGCTCTCTGTATATACCATTGTAGCACGTGTGTAGCCCAGGACGTAAGGGCCGTGATGATTTGACGTCATCCCCACCTTCCTCACGGTTTGCACCGGCAGTCTTGTTAGAGTTCTCAGCTTAACCTGCTAGCAACTAACAACAGGGGTTGCGCTCGTTATAGGACTTAACCTGACACCTCACGGCACGAGCTGACGACAACCATGCAGCACCTTGTAAGTAGTCCGAAGAAAGATCTATCTCTAAATCATGCAACTTACATTTAAGCCCTGGTAAGGTTCCTCGCGTATCATCGAATTAAACCACATGCTCCACCGCTTGTGCGGGCCCCCGTCAATTCCTTTGAGTTTCATTCTTGCGAACGTACTCCCCAGGTGGGTCACTTATCACTTTCGCTTAGCCACTCAGTCCGAAAACCAAACAGCTAGTGACCATCGTTTACGGCGTGGACTACCAGGGTATCTAATCCTGTTCGCTACCCACGCTTTCGTCCATCAGCGTCAATAAATTGTTAGTGATCTGCCTTCGCAATCGGTATTCTATGTAATATCTATGCATTTCACCGCTACACTACATATTCTAACCACTTCACAATTATTCAAGACATACAGTATCAATGGCAATTTTACGGTTGAGCCGCAAACTTTCACCACTGACTTATACGCCCGCCTACGGACCCTTTAAACCCAATGATTCCGGATAACGCTTGGATCCTCCGTATTACCGCGGCTGCTGGCACGGAGTTAGCCGATCCTTATTCGTAGAGTACCGTCAGAGCAATACACGTATTGCGGTTTCTTCCTCTATAAAAGTAGTTTACAACCCATAGGGCAGTCTTCCTACACGCGGCATGGCTGGATCAGAGTTGCCTCCATTGTCCAATATTCCTCACTGCTGCCTCCCGTAGGAGTCTGGTCCGTGTCTCAGTACCAGTGTGGGGGATCTCCCTCTCAGGACCCCTATCTATCGTAGCCTTGGTATGCCGTTACCATACCAACTAGCTAATAGAACGCATAGCCATCTCTAAGCGATAAATCTTTAATTATTTAATTATGCAATCAAATAATACTATAAGGTATTAATCCAAATTTCTCTGGGCTATCCCTTACTTAAAGGTAGGTTCTATACGCGTTACGCACCCGTGCGCCGGTCGTCAGCAAGATTGCAAGCAATCTCCTGTTACCCCTCGACTTGCATGTGTTAAGCCTGCCGCTAGCGTTCATCCTGAGCCAGGATCAAACTCTTCATCGTGAATTCTTAAATATTATTTAGATTCAACAACTATGGAATTTTGTCTTCTCAATGATGTTTCTAGTCTTAATTCTAATGCTTATATATTTCTATATACGCGCTGTCAATCAATATGTTTATGAACGTAAGTCTAATCCAAAAATTAAACCGTCTTTTCGTATGTTAAATAGGAATCGAACCTTATTAAGTATCATCAATACTTTACTCCAGTATAACTATTTTTATGAACTCTTATCCTTTCGATAAGCGGGTGCAAACATACAAACCTTTTTTGTTTCTGACAAAACTTTTTTTAAAGTTTTTTTTACTTTTTTATAACAGTTTTTAAATCTTAAACAAACCATAGTTTACCTAACAAAAAACTTGCTATAATTACTCGATAACTTACACCTACTCTTACAAGAAAACATGTATTTTACCGAAACAAAAAAGTGTGCTTTTTTATGATTTTTAAAAACAAGTATTTCTAAATACTTACTCCTTTAAAATCCCCGTTTTCAATGAACATCAGCCCCTCGGCTAAGCGGGTGCAAACATACAACCTTTTTCATATTCAGCAATACTTTTTTTGCGTTTTTTTTAAATTATTTAGCAATCCGCTATCAAACAAAAACTTAGCTTTACACAAAAAAGTTCCTGATCAAACCAAAGCGTAAAGCAAGTAATTACACCCCTGCTTCTTTTATACTATTTTTTTAGTCCCTCAGCCAATCCTATTCATCTTCTGCCATACTAAATATTAAAAACAATAGCTACATCCATCTAACCAGAAGTTGTTTTTAAGCTATAGCCTTGTCTATCCTTAGTCCTAAGCACTGCTTATTTTCCAGCCTTTATAGACCTTTATACTAAATTGTCCTCACTCTGATAAAACAACAGGATATCATAGCCTTTTTAAGCGATACTAAACGCTAAAAACAATCTCTTCTATAGGACGGGGTATTTAGGCTATAGGTAGTAAGTACACCTGCTGAGAACTATACAACAAAAAAAAATGCCCTTCATTAAACAATGAAGGGCATCAAAAAAGGCGGCGACCTACTCTCCCACAGTAGTAGTACCATCGGCGCTAACGGGCTTAACTGCTCTGTTCGGAATGGTAAGAGGTGAGCCCCGTTGCTATAACCACCTTAAGTCTTTATAGCCTTGTGTTATATTTAAAAACACAACTACATAATATTTTAACATATTGATCAATATAAAACTCCTGTTTAATACTGTAAATAAAAAGTAAAATCATAAAGCAAGTCTTCACCCCGACAATAAAGCCGGGGTGCGCATAAGCCTATGGGTTATTAGTACTACTCGGCTATGACATTACTGCCTTTACACCTATAGCCTATCAACGTGATCGTCTATCACGACCCTTTAAAGAAATCTCATCTTGTGGTGGGTTTCGCGCTTATATGCTTTCAGCGCTTATCCCTTCCGAACGTAGCTACTCTGCAGTGCTCCTGGCGGAACAACAGATACACCAGCGGTTCGTCCAACTCGGTCCTCTCGTACTAAAGTCAGATCCACTCAAATTTCTAACGCCCACTACAGATAGAGACCGAACTGTCTCACGACGTTCTGAACCCAGCTCGCGTGCCACTTTAATGGGCGAACAGCCCAACCCTTGGGACCTTCTCCAGCCCCAGGATGTGACGAGCCGACATCGAGGTGCCAAACCCCCCCGTCGATGTGAGCTCTTGGGGGAGATCAGCCTGTTATCCCCGGAGTACCTTTTATCCTTTGAGCGATGGCCCTTCCATACGGAACCACCGGATCACTATGCTCTACTTTCGTACCTGATCGACTTGTAGGTCTCTCAGTCAAGCTCCCTTATGCCATTGCACTCTACGCACGATTACCAACCGTACTGAGGGAACCTTTAGAAGCCTCCGTTACTCTTTTGGAGGCGACCACCCCAGTCAAACTACCCACCAAGCACTGTCCTCATCTCTGAGTTAGGCTTCGAATAAGCAAAGGGTGGTATTTCAACAATGACTCACACACGCCTGGCGACGCATGATCGAAGTCTCCCACCTATCCTACACATTACTTATCCAAAGTCAATACTAAGCTATAGTAAAGGTTCACAGGGTCTTTTCGTCCCGTAGCGGGTAACCGGCATCTTCACCGATACTACAATTTCACCGAGCTCATGGCTGAGACAGTGTCCAGATCGTTGCACCATTCGTGCAGGTCGGAACTTACCCGACAAGGAATTTCGCTACCTTAGGACCGTTATAGTTACGGCCGCCGTTTACCGGGGCTTCAATTCAATGCCTCGCCGAAGCTAACATCTCCTCTTAACCTTCCGGCACCGGGCAGGTGTCAGGCCATATACGTCATCTTTCGATTTAGCATAGCCCTGTGTTTTTGATAAACAGTCGCCTGGACCTATTCACTGCGGCCCTGATTGCTCAGGGCGACCTTTCTCCCGAAGTTACAGGTCTATTTTGCCTAGTTCCTTAGCCATGAATCTCTCGAGCACCTTAGAATTCTCATCCCAACTACCTGTGTCGGTTTACGGTACGGGCTGCAGCCACTCGCTTTTCTTGGTAGTCGATTCGCTAAACTATCACATTAACCGAAGTCTCTGTGTACTATCAGGGTATTACTACTCCCTTCAACGTACTATTCCGTCAGTACGCGTTAACTTCTCGCCTACGTCACTTTTAACGTGGTGCAGGTACAGGAATATTAACCTGTTGTCCATCCACTACCCCTTTCGGGTTCGCGTTAGGGCCCGACTAACCCTCAGCTGATTAGCATAGCTGAGGAAACCTTAGTCTTTCGGTGGGCAGGTTTCTCGCCTGCCTTATCGTTACTTATGCCTACATTTTCTTTTGTAGATACTCCAGCAAGAATCGCCTCTCACC contains:
- a CDS encoding phosphatase PAP2 family protein; protein product: MKKVFFSNFVPYLFFLIICFPLIFLRKGLIVVFLNNLQTPILNIFFINISKIGNGVTIGIVGLFIGLLCRFKWFYMFVLAFCFQLMFVLLFKQLLFHNLHRPFLLLKETDSIHLVKLIEGVKIRYVNSFPSGHTTCIFFIVSFLSVLIKKRMISWGLFVIGLLVGISRIYLVQHFFVDVYFGICFGTVSSLLAYWVVKVYPKIWFEDKLRIRISLERKRAWD
- a CDS encoding glycosyltransferase family 39 protein; the encoded protein is MMSLLLIKLNTIINYRYLAGLIFLVSVFVCAFNIGGYAIYILDEAKNSEAAREMLLHGMLYKPTFNNILRTDKPPLHYFFMILGYKIFGVGAFGARFFSSIFGGLTLLITYLFLSKVKHRHFALVAVFVLLSSLFFIQEFHLSVPDPYLIFFLSAALFSFYLFYGEKKKKWLWLFYLSLGLGILTKGPVSILLPGGIVFLFLLFRKELTFSNIKEIEPIVGLGGVLLISAPWFYMAHITTEGEWTKGFFIGHNLNRFGTEMEGHGGGYGMIFLFVILGLLPFSVFLPQSLVHAWKHRKKDPLILFSLVVTSVFILFFSMSSTKLPNYPMPCYPFISIMITAFFLEVYKKRDKKVLSVGLWGLLILCILLPVAGYIVLRIEKQLVGVQGHALFLLIVTFGAIIGFWFYKKDKIIKSFLFFGGSWIVQGMVLFGVVFPKLIAQSPVVLAKKVIDKNTDVLVYKRFDASFPINFHKTYAVVNTVEEVVAFLNNNPNGVVMTNKRGAKETLGILESAEIMMEQKALFENHTTLILRKKRD